The genomic region GCCCGTGCAGGTGGGCGGGCGCATGGTGGGATGGGCGGCATGCCGAGCCTGCGCCACGACCTGCTGGCCCTCGTCGTGCCGCGCCTGCGCGGCGCCGGCGCGGTCACCGACCCCGCCGCCGAGCGCGCCTCGGTGGAGTCCTCCCACGCCGGGCTCGACCGCCGGCTGCCGACCCGGTCGGTCCCGGCCTTCGGGCTGCGCTTCGAGCACGAGGTCGACGACTCCGCGGGCTTCCCCGTGCACGTGCTGACCCGGCGCGGCACCTCCCCGGCCCGCACCCTGGTCTGGCTGCACGGGGGCGGGTTCGTCTCGCCCCTCGACCCCGTGCACGTCCGGTACGCCGCCCGCCTGGCCGACGCGCTCGGCGTACGCGTGCTGCTGCCCGACTACCCGCTGGCCCCCGAGCACACCTGGCGCGACTCCCTCGATCCGCTGGCCGAGCTGGTGACGCGATGGGGCACCGGCCCCGGGCTCGGCGGGCTGCTGCTGGGCGGCGACTCCGCCGGCGGCGGGCTCGCCCTGGCGCTGGCCCAGGCGCTGCGCGAGCGGGGGCAGGTGCGCCCCGAGCGGTTGCTGCTGGTCTCGCCCTGGGTCGACCTGACCACCTCGAGCCCGGCCACCTCGTGGTTCGACCGGCGCGACCCGTGGCTGCACACCTCGTCGCTGCGGCTCTACGCGCGCTGGTGGGCCGGGGTGCCCGACGACGCGCCCGACGACCACGCCGACCTGGCCCGCACCGAGGTCTCCCCCGCGCTCGGCGAGCTCGGCGACCTGCCGCCGACGCTGGTGCTGTGCGGCACCCGCGACCTGCTGGTGCCGGCCTGCCGACGCCTCGCCGACCGCGCCGCCGACGCCGGGTGGGACCTGACCTACGTCGAGGAGCCCGGCGCGATCCACGTCTACCCGCTGCTGCCGGGCATCCCCGAGGCCGCCCGCGCCTGGGCCACCACCCTGGAGTTCCTGCGATGACCCTCGCCATCAGCGCCCAGCCCTTCGCCGCCCTCGACGCCGCGGCGGCGTACGACGTGTGGCGGCTGCGCCAGCAGGTCTTCGTCGTCGAGCAGGAGTGCGCCTACCCCGACCTCGACGGCCGCGACCCCGAGCCCGGCACCCGCCACGTGCTGCTCACCGACGACGGCGAGCTGGTCGGCTACGCGCGGGTGCTCGACGACGCCACCACCTGGCGGGTCGGGCGGGTGCTGCTGGCCCCCGCCGCCCGTGGCCGCGGGCTCGCCGACCAGCTGGTGCGCACCGCCCTCGACGTCTGCCCCGACCGCGACGTCGTGCTCGACGCCCAGTCCCCGCTGACCGGCTGGTACGCCACCTTCGGCTTCATCCCCGACGGCCCGGAGTTCCTCGAGGACGGCATCCCGCACGTGCCGATGCGCCTCCCCCACGGCGCGTAGCCCGCCGCCGGGGCACCGCCGTTGGTCGAGCAGCGAGGGCCGAAGGCTCGAGCGTCGACGAGACCCCGCAACCACCCGGCGTCCGGCGAGTGGGCCGCTCGCCGGGTCTCGGCGACGCTCCTCGCTGGCGCTCGTCACTGCTCGACCAACGGGTCAGGTGGCGGTGAAGAGGACGCCCGCCTCGGTCTCCTCGCGGGCGACCCGGCCGCGGGCGTGCAGGAGCTCGAGGTGGGCCTTGGTCTCCATGGCGGCCATGCCCTGGCTGAAGACGTCGAGGCTGTCGTAGGCCTTCTCGTGGCGGGTCCAGCCGAGGTGGCCGGCGACGTCGTGGCTGGTCAGGGGTCCGCCCGCCAGGGCGGCGAGGCTCTGGTCGAGCCGGTCCTCGTGGAAGGCCAGCAGCTCGTCGACGCGGGCGTGGGTCGACGGCGAGACCGGGCCGTGGGCCGGCAGCACCCGCAGGTCGGGCAGCGAGCGCACCCGGGTCAGCGAGGCCATGAAGTGGCCCAGCGGCTGGTCCATCGGGGGCACCGTGAAGCCGATCGACGGGGTGATCGTGGGCAGCACGTGGTCGCCGGCGAAGAGCAGGCCCGCGTCGGCCTCGGCGAAGACGTAGTGGCCGGGGGTGTGGCCCGGCGTGTGCACGGCGTCGAGCACCCGGGCGCCGACCGCGATGCGCTGGTCGCCGTCGAGCCAGGTGGTGGGGTACTGCCACTGCGTGAGGTCGGGGTCGTCCTCGCCGACACCGAGCCACACCTCGGCGACGTCGTGGGCGCCGGCCGAGCGCAGCACCGCCGCGAACGGGTTCTCGGTGAGGTCGCCGGCGTTGTTGAGCAGGTCGAGCGCGGGCTTCTCCTCGGCACCGAGCGCCACGTCGACGCCGAGCTCGCGGCCCAGCACGGTGGCCATCGTGAAGTGGTCGCGGTGCACGTGGGTGACCAGGAACCGCGTGATGTCGCCGAAGCCGGCCCCGATCCCCTTCAGGCACCGGTCGAGCAGCTCGCGCGCCTCGGGGATCGCCCAGCCGCCGTCGACCAGGGTCAGCCCGTCGTCGGTCTCGATCGTGTAGACGTTGATCGCCTTGAGCCCGTCCATCGGCAGCGGCAGCGGGATCCGGTGGATGCCGGGCGCGACCTCCCAGGCCCCCTCGACGGTCCAGTGCTCGCCGGAGTCGGGAGAGACGGCGTACGCCGTGGGCGTGCCGCCGCGGGGCGGCTGGCCGGGCTGCTTGTCGGGCTGCTGGCCGGGCTGGGGAGAACTGGTTGACGCGGTCACCCGACCGACCCTAGGCCCCGCCCCCGGGGCGGCTCACCCGAGGTCCGGCATGCCGAGGTCGAGGTTCGGCTGCTGGATGCCGCCGTCGACCTCGAGCACCTTGCCGGTGACGTACTGCCCGGCGCGCGAGGCCAGGTAGAGCACTGCCGCCGCGATGTCCTCGGCCTCGCCCACGCGCCCCAGCGGCGTCTTCGTCTCGAGCTGGTCCATCATCTCGGGCTGCCCGGCGACGAACTCGAGGGCGCTGGTCATCACCGAGCCGACGTAGATGCCGTTGACGCGGATGCGCGGTGCCAGGTCGGTGGCGGCCAGGCGGGCCCAGTGCGCGAGCGCGGCCTTGGCGGTGCCGTAGGCCAGGTAGCCGCGCCCGGAGGCGCGGCCCATCATCGAGGAGATGTTGACGATGGAGCGCTGCGCGTCGTCGGGGCCCTCCAGCATCAGCGGCACCGCGGCGACACTCAGCGCGTGGGCGGTGGAGACGTTGAAGTGGAACGCCTCCTCCAGGTAGGCCACGTCGGTGTCGAGGAAGGCGTTGGGGATGGTGCCGCCGACGTTGTTGACGACCGTGTCGAGGCGCCCGAACCCGTCGTACGCCGCCTCCGCGAGCCCGGCGACCGCCCCGGTGTCGGAGAGGTCCGCGGGCACCACGAGGGCGCGGCGGCCGGTGGCCCGCACCGCCTCGGCGACCCGCTCGAGCTGGGAGGCGGTGCGGGCGGAGAGCAGCACGTCGGCGCCGGCCTCGGCGAGGGCGACCGCGGTGGCGGCGCCGATGCCGCGCCCGGCGCCGGTGACCACCGCGACGTGGTCGGTGAGGGTGAAGCGCTCGAGGATGCCCATCAGCGCGCCACCAGCCCACGCCCGGTCACCAGGGGCAGGTCGAGGGCGGTGACCAGGCCGGGAGCGGCGGCGCAGACGGCGGGCAGCGAGTTGACCAGTCGCTGGGCGGTGGTGATCATCCCCGACACGTTGTGGTCGCCGTGCTCGCCGTGGTGGGTCAGGTCGAGCTTCAGGACGGGCTCGCCGAGGATCTCGACGCGGTAGCAGCCGTCGTCCTCGGGCGGGGTCGGCCACTCGGGCACCTGGTCGGGGGCGGTGCGGGTGACGTGCTCGAGCACGACCCGCTCGACGCCGTCGACCTTGCCGACGACGCGGAAGCGCACCGCGCCCATGGTGCCGGCGGCGACGTCGCCGCTGACGCTGGCTGTGTCGACCTCGGCGGCGCGCCGGTCGACCTCCTCGGTCAGCGGCTCGTCGAGGGTGACGTCGAGGCCGGCGGCGATCTGGCGCACCACGCTGCCCCAGGCCATCGAGAGGATGCCGGGCTGCCACAGCATCCCGACCTCCTCCATCGGGCGGCCGAAGCCGAAGAGGTCGCCCATCACCACGGGCTGGTAGTAGGTGGAGTAGTCGGCGATCTCGCTGACCCGCACCAGGTCGATGCGCTGCGAGAGGCTGCTCAGCACGAGCGGCAGCACGTCGTTGGCGAAGCCGGGGTCGATGCCGTTGACGTAGAGGCTGGCGTCGCCGCGGCGCCCGGCCTCGGCGATCCGCTCGATCATGTCGGGCGGCAGGATCTCGGCGGGCCACTGCAGCAGCACCGGCCCGGACGAGACCACGTCGAGGCCCTGCTCGAGCATCCACAGCAGGTCCTCGATGGCCTCGAAGGGCCGGTCGTCGGTCATCGCGGCGTGCACGACGGCGTCGGGCGCGAGCGCCACCAGCTCGTCGCGGTCGGTGGTGGCCCGCACGCCCAGCTCGCGGCCGAGGCCGGCGAGCTCGCCGGCGTCGCGGCCGTGCTTGTCGGGGTTGGAGACCCAGACCCCCACCAGCTCGAGGTCGGGGTGGGCGTCGATACCGGCGATCGCGTGGCGACCGATGGTGCCGGTGGACCAGACGACGACGCGCAGGGGCTTCTCGGGGACGACCTGTGTCATGCCCGCAATCTAGAACACGTTCTAGATCTGCGGAAGGGTTTCGCGCCCTCCCGGGTCGGCGGCCCGGGCGGCGTCGCGCACCGGGCAGTGCGTGCCGGCGTAGATGGTGGGCATGCACCGGTTGCAGTGGATGCAGGCACCCTCGCCGCTGCGACCGGCCGCGCGCTCGCGGGCCACCCGGTCGACCAGGCCCGGCT from Nocardioides salarius harbors:
- a CDS encoding alpha/beta hydrolase → MPSLRHDLLALVVPRLRGAGAVTDPAAERASVESSHAGLDRRLPTRSVPAFGLRFEHEVDDSAGFPVHVLTRRGTSPARTLVWLHGGGFVSPLDPVHVRYAARLADALGVRVLLPDYPLAPEHTWRDSLDPLAELVTRWGTGPGLGGLLLGGDSAGGGLALALAQALRERGQVRPERLLLVSPWVDLTTSSPATSWFDRRDPWLHTSSLRLYARWWAGVPDDAPDDHADLARTEVSPALGELGDLPPTLVLCGTRDLLVPACRRLADRAADAGWDLTYVEEPGAIHVYPLLPGIPEAARAWATTLEFLR
- a CDS encoding GNAT family N-acetyltransferase, coding for MTLAISAQPFAALDAAAAYDVWRLRQQVFVVEQECAYPDLDGRDPEPGTRHVLLTDDGELVGYARVLDDATTWRVGRVLLAPAARGRGLADQLVRTALDVCPDRDVVLDAQSPLTGWYATFGFIPDGPEFLEDGIPHVPMRLPHGA
- a CDS encoding MBL fold metallo-hydrolase, with translation MTASTSSPQPGQQPDKQPGQPPRGGTPTAYAVSPDSGEHWTVEGAWEVAPGIHRIPLPLPMDGLKAINVYTIETDDGLTLVDGGWAIPEARELLDRCLKGIGAGFGDITRFLVTHVHRDHFTMATVLGRELGVDVALGAEEKPALDLLNNAGDLTENPFAAVLRSAGAHDVAEVWLGVGEDDPDLTQWQYPTTWLDGDQRIAVGARVLDAVHTPGHTPGHYVFAEADAGLLFAGDHVLPTITPSIGFTVPPMDQPLGHFMASLTRVRSLPDLRVLPAHGPVSPSTHARVDELLAFHEDRLDQSLAALAGGPLTSHDVAGHLGWTRHEKAYDSLDVFSQGMAAMETKAHLELLHARGRVAREETEAGVLFTAT
- a CDS encoding SDR family oxidoreductase, with translation MGILERFTLTDHVAVVTGAGRGIGAATAVALAEAGADVLLSARTASQLERVAEAVRATGRRALVVPADLSDTGAVAGLAEAAYDGFGRLDTVVNNVGGTIPNAFLDTDVAYLEEAFHFNVSTAHALSVAAVPLMLEGPDDAQRSIVNISSMMGRASGRGYLAYGTAKAALAHWARLAATDLAPRIRVNGIYVGSVMTSALEFVAGQPEMMDQLETKTPLGRVGEAEDIAAAVLYLASRAGQYVTGKVLEVDGGIQQPNLDLGMPDLG
- a CDS encoding NAD(P)H-dependent amine dehydrogenase family protein, which gives rise to MTQVVPEKPLRVVVWSTGTIGRHAIAGIDAHPDLELVGVWVSNPDKHGRDAGELAGLGRELGVRATTDRDELVALAPDAVVHAAMTDDRPFEAIEDLLWMLEQGLDVVSSGPVLLQWPAEILPPDMIERIAEAGRRGDASLYVNGIDPGFANDVLPLVLSSLSQRIDLVRVSEIADYSTYYQPVVMGDLFGFGRPMEEVGMLWQPGILSMAWGSVVRQIAAGLDVTLDEPLTEEVDRRAAEVDTASVSGDVAAGTMGAVRFRVVGKVDGVERVVLEHVTRTAPDQVPEWPTPPEDDGCYRVEILGEPVLKLDLTHHGEHGDHNVSGMITTAQRLVNSLPAVCAAAPGLVTALDLPLVTGRGLVAR